AGACGGAATATATGACACGCTTAGAGCAATGGCATTAGTTCATCAACAAGGTGGAGGTACTGGATTCGATTTCTCAGAGTTAAGACCAAAAGGAGATATAGTTGCATCAACAGCTGGAGTAGCTTCAGGTCCAGTATCATTTATGAAGATTTTCGATGTGTCAACTGATGTAGTAAAGCAAGGTGGAAAAAGAAGAGGAGCTAATATGGGTGTAATGCACGTATGGCATTCTGATATTGAGGATTTTATTCATTCTAAGAGTGGGGAATTAAAGGATGTTCAACTTCAGAATTTTAACATTTCAGTAGGAATGTACGATTACGTTATGGAGAAAGTAGAGAAAGGAGAACAAGTACCTCTTATTACTCCTAGGAAAACTAGGATTCCAGGCACAGATCATGATTACTATATAACTAAGGCAAGAAATTACATGAGTGAGGAATGGGTTCAAGAGGAGATACTTTCAGAATTAGAAGAAAAAGGCGGTGTAGTAGCTCTAGATGAAAGCAGAATAATAACAGTAGATGAAGCACTTACAATCGCAGAAAAAGAAGGTGCAATAACTAGGTGGATAAATGCTAGAACATTATTTGAGGAAATTGTTAAAGGAGCATGGGATAGCGGTGATCCTGGACTTTTATTCATAGACTCAATCAATAGAAGGCATCCTATTTGGTACTTAGGAAAAATAAACGCTACTAATCCATGTGGAGAAGAACCATTATTACCTTGGGAGAGCTGTAACTTAGGATCGATAAACTTAGAAAAGTTTGTAATAGAAAGAGATGGAAAACCAATAGTCGATTGGGATGGCTTGGCTGAGACTATTCATTATGCTGTAAGATTCTTAGATAATGTAATAGATGCTAATCGTTATCCATTAAAGCAAATTGAAGAAGCAACGAAGAGGACTAGAAAAGTAGGATTAGGAGTAATGGGTTTAGCGAGAATGCTTATCAAGTTGAATATTCCCTATGATTCTATTGACGCAATTTACTTCTCTTATCAATTGGCTAAGTTTATCTACTATGAGGCATTCAAAACGTCAATAGAAATTGCAAAAGAGAAAGGATCCTTCCCAGCTTATGATGCTAATTTATATCATGACATATTTGATTCTGCCAAGTCATTTGATGAATTAAAAGATATTGTAAAGGTTGATCAAACTCCATCTGCTTACGTTAAGAAACTTACTGAGACTGTAGATAGGCTAGATTTCTCTAAACTTAAAGAGGAAAGGTTAAAATACGGATTAAGGAATTCTACTGTTACTTCTATTGCTCCAACTGGTACAATATCAATAATTGCAGGAACATCATCATCGATTGAACCACTATTTGCTTTAGCTTTCATAAGGAATGTCGCAGTTGGTAAGTTTATGGAGATTGATCCGCTCTTTCTAGAATACTTAAGAAAATATGAGTTAGATAATCCTGAAGTAGTGAAGAAAGTAGCTGAGACTGGAACAGTTGGTGAAAATGTGTTTATGCCAGCGACAATTAGGAAATTATTTAGGACAGCTCATGAAATTTCGCCAGAGTTTCATCTGCTTCATCAAGGTGCCTGGCAACAATGGAATGATTCTGGAGTATCAAAAACAATTAACTTAAGATCAGAAGAGCCACAAGAAACAGTAGAACGCGTTTACTTACTAGCGTGGAGACTAGGAATTAAAGGAGTCACCATTTACAGAGACAAATCAAAATCACAACAAGTAATCTACTTCGGATTAAAGAAAGAAAGAGAAGAAAAAGAGAAAAAACAAGAAGAAGAGAAAAAGAAAACATCAACACTATTACCTTCAAACCTAAGACTAAAAGAACAATTTGTAGAAGTTTCAGAGAACTACGCTGGCGGATGCAAAACTTGTGAATTATAATGCAAATATTTTTATATGTCTTTTTACAAATTTAAAGTAGGAACGATTATGTCTATTACTCCTCCATGTGAAATTTCAGTAAAAGAAATTTTGCCTGCAGTAAGGTCAATAATAGCTACTAAGCTAGTAAAGGAAAAAGGGTTACCTATTTATGAAGCAGCTAAACTAATGGGTGTAACTCCAGCAGCAGTAAAGAATTATATGGACAAGAAAAGAGGTAACGCTTCTAGAAACTTAATAGAAAGAGATAAAAGAATTATGGATATGATAAGTGATTTAGTAGAAAAAGTATATTCTGGAAATAATTTGGATTTGTCCACTTACTATTGCTTATTGTGTGCTGAGGGTAAAAAAGCATTAAAAAGAAATGGTATTGAAATACCTACGTGTATATATGAGACTTCTGCAGTTATTAAGCAATGATTTTTCTTTTGATGTAAGCTTCAAGCAGTTTTCTTGTCTTTATTTTTAAGTTTTTTATTCTCCATCTTCTGATTGGAAATCTAATTCTATCGAATTCTGGTTCTGTATTTTCTCCATCTATTTCTACACTTTCTATTCTAGCTGAAAAGTATATTGTTGCAATTACATCATCATTAGACATATTTATTACTGACAAGTTTAAAACCTTGTTATTCTTATCATAATTAAAATATAGTGGAATTATCGAAGCTGGTTCTACTCTATATAAGCTTATATTATACTTAGGTTTAAAATCAGTTTTTATAATTTTATTATTTAAATTCCAGTTAAGTCTAAATGGTCTTTCTTCATTCCAAGAGTTTAATTTCATTATGTAAATTTCTTTTCCTTCTATATTTATATCGCCTCTATTGAAAGAAATTTCAAAAGGAGAAGAAGAAGCTATTGCAATGGATTTATCTCCCTCAATAGACATAAAGCTAGATGATAAGATTGGCTTTCTAGAAGTTTCTAAGTATAGAGGATTTAAATAGTGAAATATCGGATTATAGAAGTTTGTAGATATTTTTACTGAACCATAATTATATTGAACTTTAGTATCTGTCTTTTCTAGTTCTTTTAGATTGCTTGTTACTTCTCCTGCTTTCATTTGTATATATTTATTGTCTATATATTCTATTCTATCCCAAGGTGATGGATTTATGTATCCTTCTCCTTCTTCATAAGGTAAAAGATCTAAAGCAAGGTCTATTATATTTTTAGAATCTATTATAGGAAAATTCCAAGGTATAGATGTTATTTCTATTGGTGTAATTATAAGGTATTCTTTTTTCTCTTCTTTATTTCCTTGTGTTATTATTTCTGATCCATCTACTCCTTTTATTCTTGCGTTATATTCCCATTTTATATTTTTTACATTCATTAATTTCAATATTTGTGGAAGCTGTTCGATATTTAGGTCTTCATCTTCAAGTTGAATATCTTGAATTATATCAAATGGGTATTTATTTAATTTTTTACTTATCATGTAATTAACCATCCGACAAATGCCTTTTCGTCATCTTTCGGGTTCGGGGGTAATTCTTCATCTATGTAAAGTTTTCTAATTCCTTCTTAATTAGCTCTGCTACTTTTTTGCCTTCTGCTTTACCTCTGACTTTTGACATTACTCTTCCCATAACTATATTAAATGCTTTGTCTTTTTTGCTGAGCAGTTCATTTTTGTTTGTAGATATTATTTCTTTAATTATTTTTTCTAATTCGCTATCACTAAGTTTTTGGTATTGAGCTATTATTGATTTTATATCTCCTCCATTTTTGCTATAATGTAACAATATTTCTGCTATAGAATCTTTAGATATTTCTCCATTATATATAGCGTTAAAAGTAGTATCTAATACTTCTTCTGTTATTAAATCAGGATTTCCTCCTTCTGATTTTACATATTTTATTGTATTTTCTAACGTTGTTGCTATTACTGTTGGAGGTATTTTAGGCGAATATTTACTTACAAAATAGTCAAAAGTGTCTAGTCTAGGACTAACTAAAACTTGTTTTGCTAACTCTTCGTTTAAGCCTAGTTTTAATAGTTCTTTCATTTTTTCTTCTGGAGTAGGTGGAATTATTTTCTTAGCTTTTTCTAATATGCTATTAGTTATTCTAATTGGCGGTA
This genomic window from Acidianus manzaensis contains:
- a CDS encoding adenosylcobalamin-dependent ribonucleoside-diphosphate reductase, whose translation is MQSTISTLSINKLKVVKRDGKKEEFKLEKILIKLGFVPSDIIDNIANDAIQNAKDNTIDTKTIADIVERNLIESSLEHPEMLDLAKRFVLARIYNHVYGKGNWKEFDPKDLLLSYNALKVLEARYLLKDPNTLRYIETPQMMFRRVAKFLASVEKMYGKTEEEVRKIEEEFYEKMSNLKFLPNTPTLMNSGTRLGILSACFVLPVKDSMTTPQGDGIYDTLRAMALVHQQGGGTGFDFSELRPKGDIVASTAGVASGPVSFMKIFDVSTDVVKQGGKRRGANMGVMHVWHSDIEDFIHSKSGELKDVQLQNFNISVGMYDYVMEKVEKGEQVPLITPRKTRIPGTDHDYYITKARNYMSEEWVQEEILSELEEKGGVVALDESRIITVDEALTIAEKEGAITRWINARTLFEEIVKGAWDSGDPGLLFIDSINRRHPIWYLGKINATNPCGEEPLLPWESCNLGSINLEKFVIERDGKPIVDWDGLAETIHYAVRFLDNVIDANRYPLKQIEEATKRTRKVGLGVMGLARMLIKLNIPYDSIDAIYFSYQLAKFIYYEAFKTSIEIAKEKGSFPAYDANLYHDIFDSAKSFDELKDIVKVDQTPSAYVKKLTETVDRLDFSKLKEERLKYGLRNSTVTSIAPTGTISIIAGTSSSIEPLFALAFIRNVAVGKFMEIDPLFLEYLRKYELDNPEVVKKVAETGTVGENVFMPATIRKLFRTAHEISPEFHLLHQGAWQQWNDSGVSKTINLRSEEPQETVERVYLLAWRLGIKGVTIYRDKSKSQQVIYFGLKKEREEKEKKQEEEKKKTSTLLPSNLRLKEQFVEVSENYAGGCKTCEL
- a CDS encoding transcriptional regulator, whose protein sequence is MSITPPCEISVKEILPAVRSIIATKLVKEKGLPIYEAAKLMGVTPAAVKNYMDKKRGNASRNLIERDKRIMDMISDLVEKVYSGNNLDLSTYYCLLCAEGKKALKRNGIEIPTCIYETSAVIKQ